One genomic window of Clostridioides sp. ES-S-0054-01 includes the following:
- a CDS encoding MBL fold metallo-hydrolase: MIERSIKNKKNSKIKALILLLIVFTSIYLTGCATSNNGNNQSNNQDSLSSSISSDKNVKIHFINTGNSDAILIQDGKTFTLIDGGDNDDENLMVDYLNNQGVKDIKYLIATHSHADHLGGLDSVVKNFNIENVFVSNGSAETKSYRDFINALANKDLSPSVPLENNKFYLEDSYFEVLNTNGGDTTNEQSLVLVYTNGNDKVLFTGDAEEGTEKEILPKLGKVDLLKVAHHGSRSSSSQEFLNKVDPEYAVLLVGKGNSYGHPHQETMNKLEKMGVKVHRSDECSDIIFESTGDGVFTSCEDGSYNKGVREDGNYGKSNSNTSKNDSFKNKQNTSNSEEIVYFTPKGKSYHSTKNCSGLSRSKKILSGTIAESKKNDPCDICYGK; encoded by the coding sequence ATCAATCAAATAATCAAGATTCTTTATCTAGTAGTATATCAAGCGATAAGAATGTAAAAATTCATTTTATTAACACTGGAAATAGTGATGCAATATTAATTCAAGATGGCAAAACTTTTACATTGATAGATGGGGGAGATAACGACGATGAGAATTTAATGGTAGACTATCTAAATAATCAAGGTGTAAAAGATATTAAATATCTTATAGCTACCCATTCTCATGCAGACCATTTAGGTGGACTTGATTCTGTTGTCAAAAACTTCAATATAGAAAATGTTTTTGTATCGAACGGCTCAGCAGAAACAAAGAGTTATAGAGATTTTATAAATGCTTTGGCAAATAAAGATTTATCTCCAAGTGTACCACTTGAAAATAATAAGTTTTATTTAGAAGATTCTTATTTTGAAGTTTTAAATACAAATGGAGGAGATACTACTAATGAGCAATCTCTAGTCCTTGTATATACTAATGGGAATGATAAAGTTTTATTTACAGGTGATGCTGAAGAAGGCACTGAAAAAGAAATACTACCGAAACTTGGTAAAGTAGACCTTTTAAAAGTAGCTCATCATGGTTCTCGTAGCAGTTCATCTCAAGAGTTTTTGAATAAAGTAGACCCTGAATATGCAGTTCTTTTAGTAGGCAAGGGCAATTCATATGGTCATCCACACCAGGAGACAATGAATAAATTAGAAAAAATGGGAGTAAAAGTACATAGAAGCGATGAATGTTCAGATATAATATTTGAATCAACAGGTGATGGAGTATTTACAAGTTGTGAAGATGGAAGTTATAACAAAGGTGTTAGGGAAGATGGAAACTATGGAAAATCAAACAGTAATACAAGTAAAAATGATTCTTTTAAAAATAAACAAAATACATCCAATTCAGAAGAAATAGTGTATTTTACTCCAAAAGGTAAGAGTTATCACTCTACAAAAAATTGTAGTGGGCTTTCAAGAAGTAAAAAAATATTATCAGGCACAATTGCAGAAAGTAAGAAAAATGACCCATGTGATATATGTTATGGAAAATAA
- the lexA gene encoding transcriptional repressor LexA yields the protein MYLDLTEKQVLILEFIKSQITLKGYPPAVREICTAVGLRSTSTVHSHLNKLEKLGYIRKDPTKPRAIEVLERSKVNDVSGANQEIIELPLVGQITAGEPILAQQNIEEYIPFPASLVKGSNNFVLRVKGESMINAGILDEDYVVVDKKNTALNSQIVVALINGESATVKRFFKEGNLIRLQPENDFMEPIMLNDSEVEIVGIVTGVFRVIK from the coding sequence ATGTATTTAGATCTAACTGAAAAGCAAGTCTTGATATTGGAATTTATAAAGTCTCAAATCACATTAAAAGGTTATCCACCTGCTGTAAGAGAAATATGTACTGCTGTAGGATTAAGATCTACTTCAACTGTGCACTCTCATCTAAATAAACTTGAAAAACTGGGATACATAAGAAAGGACCCTACTAAACCAAGAGCTATTGAAGTTTTAGAACGTAGTAAAGTAAATGATGTTTCTGGAGCTAATCAAGAAATAATAGAACTCCCTTTAGTAGGTCAAATAACAGCTGGAGAACCCATTTTAGCTCAACAAAACATAGAGGAATACATTCCATTCCCTGCCAGTTTAGTAAAGGGCAGTAATAATTTTGTATTAAGAGTAAAAGGCGAAAGTATGATTAATGCAGGAATTTTAGATGAAGATTACGTTGTAGTAGACAAAAAAAATACAGCCTTAAATTCTCAGATAGTAGTTGCACTTATAAATGGTGAATCTGCTACAGTTAAGAGGTTTTTTAAAGAAGGAAATTTAATAAGACTTCAGCCAGAAAATGATTTTATGGAACCAATTATGCTCAATGACTCAGAAGTTGAAATTGTAGGTATTGTAACTGGTGTATTTAGAGTTATTAAATAG
- a CDS encoding tyrosine-type recombinase/integrase: protein MNNDKKIIKVHNKSDKPDNIVIKENELIEKCLLLENKLPVFMKDYFIYLKGSVAVSTRLAYLEDINFFCSYLIETKELTNADCIKDITEDDFNKIKSRDINLFLGDYCSRYYKNTEKNTLIFENNNRALARKKSSISTLFKFLYRNSQIDNNITDGFNPIKLPKPQPDAIKRLEIDEVAKMLESVETGEGLTEKEKVYWRKTKLRDKAILALFVTYGLRLNELRELNISSFNFSRGEFKIYRKRGKEVLMPINHTCEHVIKDYLQNERTRDDLLNDEEKDALFLSLQNKRITAKAIRTLVKKYTSIPLDTTRNNGYSPHKLRATAATSLIQTGFSIYDVQNLLDHDNVTTTQLYAAHKKNVKRDIVKNFEWIEDD, encoded by the coding sequence TTGAATAATGATAAGAAAATTATAAAAGTACATAATAAATCAGATAAACCTGACAATATTGTCATCAAAGAAAATGAACTCATAGAAAAATGTCTACTTTTGGAAAATAAACTTCCCGTGTTTATGAAGGACTATTTTATATATCTAAAAGGTTCTGTTGCAGTTTCCACACGACTTGCTTATTTAGAAGACATAAATTTTTTCTGCTCATATTTGATTGAAACCAAAGAATTAACAAATGCAGATTGTATAAAAGATATTACAGAAGATGATTTTAATAAAATAAAATCAAGAGATATAAATTTATTCTTAGGTGACTATTGTAGTAGATATTATAAAAATACAGAAAAAAATACATTAATTTTTGAAAATAACAATAGAGCTTTGGCAAGAAAAAAATCATCCATCTCTACTCTATTTAAATTCTTATACAGAAACTCTCAAATAGATAATAATATAACTGATGGGTTCAATCCAATAAAGCTTCCTAAACCCCAGCCAGATGCTATTAAGCGCCTTGAGATAGATGAAGTTGCTAAGATGCTTGAATCAGTAGAAACAGGTGAAGGTCTTACAGAAAAAGAAAAGGTATACTGGAGAAAAACTAAGTTACGTGATAAAGCTATATTGGCCTTATTTGTTACATATGGGCTTAGATTAAATGAACTTAGAGAACTCAATATCTCCTCTTTCAATTTTTCAAGAGGTGAATTTAAAATATATAGAAAGCGTGGAAAAGAAGTTTTAATGCCTATAAATCATACTTGTGAACATGTAATAAAAGACTATTTGCAAAACGAAAGAACAAGGGATGATTTATTAAATGATGAGGAAAAAGATGCTTTATTTTTATCTCTTCAAAATAAGAGAATTACAGCAAAAGCTATAAGAACACTAGTAAAAAAATATACATCTATTCCACTTGATACTACTAGAAATAATGGATATAGTCCTCACAAACTAAGAGCAACAGCTGCGACTTCTCTAATCCAAACAGGATTTTCTATATATGATGTTCAAAACTTACTTGACCACGATAATGTCACAACTACTCAGCTTTATGCAGCTCATAAGAAAAACGTAAAACGTGATATAGTTAAGAATTTTGAATGGATTGAGGACGATTAA